In Propionispora vibrioides, the following are encoded in one genomic region:
- a CDS encoding YbaB/EbfC family nucleoid-associated protein: MFGNMGNMGNMAGMMKKVQKLQADMAKMQEELKGRVLEVSSGGGAVKIVITGEKQIQSVKIDPGAVDPEDIEMLEDLIAAAVNEAIKKVDDMMAQEMGKLTGGLNLPPGMF, translated from the coding sequence ATGTTTGGAAATATGGGAAACATGGGAAATATGGCTGGAATGATGAAAAAAGTACAAAAATTGCAGGCCGATATGGCCAAGATGCAGGAGGAATTGAAAGGCCGTGTTTTGGAAGTCTCCTCCGGCGGTGGTGCCGTTAAAATCGTTATTACCGGCGAGAAACAAATTCAGTCGGTAAAAATTGATCCCGGTGCAGTAGACCCGGAAGATATCGAAATGCTGGAAGACCTGATTGCGGCTGCCGTAAATGAGGCGATCAAAAAAGTAGACGATATGATGGCGCAGGAAATGGGCAAACTGACCGGGGGCTTGAATCTTCCGCCGGGAATGTTTTAA
- the recR gene encoding recombination mediator RecR, whose translation MQYIAPLANLIEQFRALPGIGAKSAVRLAYHVLEMDKDKATALSKAIVEAKAKISYCQTCFNLTDCNPCAICQSPNRDRTVLCVMEEPRDVAAMERTREYKGLYHVLHGSLSPLEGIGPEELRIKELLVRLQDGSVKEVIMASNPNVEGEATAMYLARLIQPLGVKVTRIAHGLPMGGDLEYADEVTLSKALENRREM comes from the coding sequence ATGCAATATATCGCACCGTTAGCCAATTTAATTGAACAATTCCGGGCATTGCCTGGCATTGGAGCAAAGTCCGCTGTGCGGCTTGCCTATCATGTACTGGAAATGGATAAAGATAAGGCTACCGCGTTGTCTAAAGCTATTGTGGAGGCTAAGGCCAAAATCAGCTATTGCCAGACCTGTTTCAATTTAACTGATTGCAACCCTTGCGCTATTTGTCAGTCGCCGAACCGGGATCGAACCGTCCTCTGTGTTATGGAGGAACCCCGCGATGTGGCAGCGATGGAAAGAACACGGGAATATAAGGGACTATACCATGTACTGCATGGTTCATTATCGCCACTGGAAGGGATCGGGCCTGAGGAGTTGCGAATTAAAGAGCTTTTGGTCCGCCTGCAGGACGGCAGTGTAAAAGAAGTCATCATGGCCTCCAATCCCAATGTGGAAGGCGAGGCTACCGCCATGTACCTGGCTCGGCTGATTCAGCCGCTGGGTGTCAAGGTAACGCGCATTGCCCATGGATTGCCGATGGGCGGCGACCTGGAATACGCCGATGAGGTTACCTTGTCCAAGGCGCTGGAAAACCGGCGTGAAATGTAA